From the genome of Nocardia mangyaensis:
ATGGCGACGACCAGTCCGGCATGGGTGCGTTTCATCGGCAAAGCCTTTCGATCCAGCGGAAATGTCATTTCTGACATGTCATCATGTCAAAATTGTTGCTCAGTATTCCACGCAGTCGTACAGAAGGACAGGGTTCGATGGACGCGCACTCCGCCGAGCGTCCGGCGGGTCGGCGGTACTCGGGGCGCACTACGGCCGAACGGGTCGAGCAGCGCCGAACCGCGTTGCTGGACGCGGCACTCGAACTGTTCGGTACCCAGGGCTATGTCGCCGGATCGGTGAAACAGTTGTGCGGGCTCGCCGGGCTCACCGAACGCTATTTCTACGAATCGTTCCGCGACCGTGAGTCCTGCCTGGCCGCTCTCTACGACGACCTGACCGATCGAACCAGGGAGCGGACGTTGACCGCGCTGCGCGCGGCGGGTCCGCACCTGGACGCGGTGATCGGCGCCGGTCTGGCCGCGTTCATCGGCTACCTCTCCGAGGACCCGCGTCGCGCGCGAGTCGTCCTGGTCGAAGTGGTCGGGGTGTCGGCGGCGATGGAGCAGCGCAGGCACGCGGTACTGCGCGACTACGCGGAACTGGTGGCGGGTCTGTGGTCCTCGGCGCGAGCGCGGCCGCTGTCGGAGCGCGAACGGCTGACCTGTATCGCACTCGTCGGCGGCGTGAACCACCTGCTGGTCGACTGGCTGCTCGACAACCGCACCCACGACCCCGCGCAACTCGTCGAGGTGTGCACGGGCTTGTTCACCGCGGTTCGCGCGACCGACACGACACTGCCGGACTGAGAATCAGCCCAGCGCGGTGTGCCAGACGATGGCCGCCGCGAGCGCGCCCGCGCCGTTGAGCGACCAGTGCAGCGCGATCGGCGCCAACAGACTCCCACTGCGCCTGCGCAGCCAGGTGAACACCACCCCGGCCACCGCGGTCGCGGCGACGGCGAGGGCGATGCCGACGATCTGGCCGAGCAGCCCACCGCCGAAGATCTCGAGCAAACCCTTGTTGCCGCTGGTCAACCCCATCGACGAGGCGATGTGCCAGAGCCCGAACAGCAGCGAGCCCGCGGCGAACAGCCCACGCACGCCGACCACCCGGTCGAGCGTGCCGTGCAGGACGCCCCGGAAGGCCAGCTCCTCGGGGATGACGGTCTGCAGCGGGATGACGATCATCGACGCGATCAGCGCGCCGGAGATGGTGGCGTAGCGATCGGCCAGGAAGAACGGCCGGGTGATCGGCAGCAGCGCGCCGATGGCGACCGCGGTGAGCACGATGGCGACCGCGCCGAGCGCGTAGATCGTGCCGCGCCGCCAGTGCCGAGGCGAGAGGCCGAGTTCGGCCCAGCCGAGTCCGCGCTTGCGCATGAGCACCAGCAGGGCGACGGCCGCGACGGGCACGGTGAGGATGCTGGCCCAGGCGGTGGTGAAGTGCGCGATCAGATTCGTCCCGGCCAGCACGACGACGACCACCGCGATATCGAGGTAAGCGTGCAGCTTGGGCCGGGCGGCGGCGACGGGGACGGAGGCGAGCACCCGACCGAGTGTACGGAAGGATCACGAAAGGGAAACGGCCCGGTGAACAGCCCGTTCACCACCGTCGACGGCGGATGTGGGTCGTCACCGGCGTCTCGGCGGCGCATCAAGATCGACAGCGGCGCCCCGCGCTGTGAGCTGGTCGACAGCAGACCCGGACCAGCCGGGCAGATCTGTCCACGCCTGCAGGGCCCGCCGGGTCTCGAACCGTCGTGGCTGTCCGCTGATCGGGTCGGTGAACTCCAGCGCGGCGGCCAGCAATTGCAGGGGCCGGGTGTAGTCGTCCACGGATTTGTCGGTGACGACCGGATAGAAGTCGTCACCGAGGATCGGCACGCCGAGGCTGTTCATGTGCAACCGCAGTTGATGGGTGCGCCCGGTGTGCGGTCGCAGCCGGTAGCGGCCGAGCCCGCCGCGGTGCTCGAGCAGGCTCACCTCGGTCTCGGCATTGGGCTCGCCGTCGACCTCTCGGGCGGCCAGCACCTGCTTCTCCTTGATGATTCGGCTGCGCACGACGCGCGGGAGCTCGAGGGCTGGGTCGTAAGGCGCGATGGCCTCGTACTCCTTGCGCACGGTCCGGTGGTGGAACATCGTCTGATAGGCCCCGCGCCGGGCCGGGTTCACCACGAACAGCACCAGCCCGGCGGTCACCCGGTCCAGCCGATGCGCCGGAATCAGGTCGGGCAGGTCGAGTTCACGGCGCAGGCGCACCAACGCGGTCTGCAGGATGTGGCGGCCGCGCGGGATCGTCGCCAGGAAGTGGGGTTTGTCCACCACCAGCAGATCGTCGTCGCGGTGCACGATGCCGATCTCGAACGGCACCTCTCGCTCGACGGGCAGGTCGCGGTGGAACCACACCGCCCCACCGGGCACATAGGGCGCGTTCAGTCCGAGCGGTCCGTCCAGATCGACGATCTCACCGGCCCGCAGCATCTCCTCGATCCGCGCCGGGTCGACCCGCGGCAACCGCTCGACGAGATGGTCCCGCACGGTGGCCCACTGCCCGTCCTCGGGCAACCGGAGCCGGGCGGGATCGAGGCCGTGCCGTTTCGGCAGCGGCGGCTGCTGCCTACGTCGCATGGAAACAGTCTCGCAGTGTCTATTGGCGGCGCGGGCGCCGCGGGGTTCGCGGCCGTCCCCTCCTCGAGGTCGGGGAAGTCGGTCAGGCGGTGCGCTCGGCAAGCCCGGGATAGTCGACGACCAGACCGTACTCGTCGTATTCCAAGGTGGCGTGGAAGTCGAAGGTGGGCGCGGTGTAGTCGTAGCGCTGTCCGGCCCCGTCGACGACGCGGCGATAGTGCTGCGGTAGTCGGTTCGCGGTGAGGTCGCCGGCGCGGATGTAGACCGCGGGCGCGTCCGCGGCATCGCCGACCGTGAGGTCGAGGCGGCGGACCGGCAGCGCGTTCGTGAACGCCGAGGCCTCCAGATCGATGTCGAGGCACCCGTCGAGTTCGGGCACCGGGCTCCCGTCGATCTGCCAGCGGCCGAGCCCGTCGGACTGAACGTTCAGCGTCCGACGCCCCTCGCGATAGCGCCCGATGATCCGCGCCGACCGAGTGTGCCAGCTGCCGTCGAGCCGCAGCCGGTAGTCGATCGCCCACAGCACCCCGTCCTCGGCCGCGGTCGCGCAGCCCTCCACGACGACCCCGCGCTCGTCCCGATGGAAGTACGCCACTTCGAACCCCGTGCGACCCTCGCGATGCCGCCAGGCGGCCGATGGCGGCAGGGCGGTGAACGACACGGTGTGCTCCTCACAGACGGTGGCCGGCTCGTGGTGCGCGACCTTGCTCACACCGACGTCATTCCCGAAAAGACGCAGCCCAATCGCCGGCCGCCGGGGCGGAGTTCTGGATCTCGGATCTCGGGATCCGCTCGGCCACCCGAATGCGTCCTAGCCCGGGATCGGGCCGCCGCTGATGCCGTCGTGTGCCGCCGCCGCGGCGGGGATGTCGTTGTGCGAGCCGGTGAGGAACGGGACGAGGATGTCGTTGGTGGCGCGCTGGGTCGCGGCCGGACCACGGGAGCCGCCGAAGATGCCGGTGATCACGAAACGTGCCGGGGTGGACAGGAACTGGGGAACGTCGGTGAAGCTGTAGTGGTCGGCCTGGCTGACCTCGTAGCGGAAGCCGGGAGCGTCGAGGCGGTCCAGCAGTGCGCCGTTTCCGTCGAGATAGTGCTGGGAGTGCCCGGTTTCGGAGCGGTCGCTCTCCAGTAGCAGCACCGGGCGATCCAGCGTGCGTTCGGCCAGTGTGCCGTAGAGGGTGCCATCGATATTGGCGGCGGCGGTGAGTCTCGGGTCGGCGGACAGCGTCGAGAGCGCGGCCGCGCCGCCGAGGGAATGTCCGGTGGCGGTGAGGCTTCCGAGGTCGACGCGGTCGGCGAGTGGGCCGAGCACCTCGGGGCGGCCGAGCTGGTCGAGGACGAAACGCAGGTCGGCGGTCCGGGTGTCGAGATGCTCGGTCATGAAGCGGGTGCCGTCGGGATCGTCGTCGGCGATCTGGCCGACGGTCGTCGCGATCGTGCCGTCGGCGAGCTCGGTGACTCCCGACTCGTAGGGGTGGTCGACGGCGAGAACGATGAATCCGCGACTCGCCAGGTCGGTGACGAGCCCGGTGTAGAAGGCGCGGGGCGCGCCGTAGCCGGGGGAGAACAGGACCACCGGCCACTGAGCCCGGTCCCGCGCGAGAGGCACATCCGCGGACGCGTGCGAGTCGATGCCGCTGTACTCCGCCAGCAGGAATCCGGGCAGCTGGCCGACCCGCGCCGGCAGCCGGCCGTGCCCATCGAGATACACCCACCGCCGAGGGCTGCGCTGATCGGCCGGATACCACGCCTGCACAACGACATTGCGCCGGTCATCGCCCGCTGCCGTCGCCGGTTCGGCGCGTGACTGGTCGACCCAACGGAAAATCTCCGACCCCACCGCGTACCGGCCCGTCGGTTCCGGCAGCTCGGGGACCGGGGGAACAGCCCATGGAATGACCGACACCGCGGCGAGCACGCCGATGCCGCTGCGCGGGACCAGCCGCCGCCGAGCCGGTTCGGTGTCACCCTCGGTGAGGACGAACCCCAGCATCAGCGCGATCAACAGCTGGACCGGCACCAGATGCCAGCGGAAGCCTTCGACGAGCCACTGCATCAGCGCCCCGACGATGAGCAGCGCCAGCACCAGCGGGGCCACCCGCCGCGCCGCCCGAGGGTCGGCGATCAGCACCATCGCGAACACCACGGCAGCGCCCCACAGCACTGCGTCGATCACGGACACTCGACGCTCGTTTCGACGAATTCGGCTCGGGCGGTACCGCCGCGACTGTCGTCGTCCAGCGTGCCCGCGATCACGGCCCGGCGCGTCGTCACCAGGGCGTATTTCAGGGTCGGTCTGGGGGATGACCCTGACCCTGAGGCGCTACTTCCCGTCCGCGCGCGCCTTGATCGCGGTCTTGGGCAGCGCGTGCGTGGACTCGAGCGTCTTGACGATCGAGCGGGTCGTCGCGCCGTCGCAGGCCACCCAGCCAGGTCGCCTCGTGGTTGGCATGGCCGTGCACCGGCAGCGTCGGGTCGGTGTCATATTGCGATAAGGCTGGCCTGAGTAGGGCTGTTTTGCCGTGACGTGTGCCTGAGATAGGGTAGCCTTGCCAAAGGCAGTCGATGAGGGCAGGTCGTGGGTATCGTGTCGTTCGGAGTTCAGACCTCGAGTCGGAAAACCCCGCAGACCCTGATCGATTCCGGGCGCGAGGCGGCGGTCGCTGGGGCTCGCACGGTCGACAGGGGCCCGTACGAGGGAATCTGGTCGGACCCCGCCGAGGAGGCGGCCCAGCTCGAACGCTGGTGTAGCGCGCTGGCTGGTCTGCGTGCGGGCACCGGTCCCGCCACCGACCTGCCGCGACCGGATCGGCTCGGCGGAGACGGGCACATCGACCGCTTCTCGATCCCCGCGTCGCTGCGGAACCGCTTGCGTGATGTCGCCACAGCGGCCGGCGCGGCGGAGTTCATGCTGTACCAGGCGGCCGCGTTCACCCTGCTCCACAAGCTCGGTGGCGGCACCGAGCTTGTGCTCGCCGCGGTGGTGGCAGGCCGGGTCGACGCGAGCGCGGCGGCTGTGGTCAGCCCTTCCGCCGAGACAGTGCTGTCGCGCACCGACCTGTCCGGCTCGCCGTCCTTGCGTGCCGTACTCGATCAGGTCCGCGCGACCTCGCTGGCCCGCACCGGCGTATCGGTCGCCGCGGACCTGACCTCCGGCGTCGACCGATACGCCGGGGTACTGCACTTCGACGAAACCGACCGCCGGGCCGCGCCGCCTTTCGGGGGTGAACAGGCCGCCACCACAACGGCTTTCGAACTCGACGGCGCCCGCTACGACCTCGCCTTCGCCTTCGCCGGCACGCGCGACGATGGTCTCGCTGCTTCGATCACCCTCAACGCCGACCTCTACCACCGCGGGACCGCGCAGCTGTTCGCCCATCGAATGCTGTGCGTACTCCACGCTTTCGCCGACACTCCCGACCTGCCGCTGTCGGACCTGGACGTGATGCCGCCCGAGGAACGTCGACGTGTTCTCGACGAATGGTCTTGCGGGGTGGAGGTTTCCGAGGTCTCCCCACTTCCTGACCTGCTCCGCCGGGCTCGCACCTACCCACCCACTCGCACCGCGATTCGGGCCGGCGCCGACACTGTCGACTTCGGCACCCTGTGTGACCGACTGGCCTCGCACGCAACGCATCCCACCGATCGGGCCCGTGGCGGACCACTCGGCTCGCAGTCGGAAGTCTCGCGGACCCCCGTGGCGGTCGCGCGGCCGGAGGTGTCGCACGCTGTCGTGCACGCGAGCATCGTGATCGACGACTTGCTCACTCTCGTAGAGCGGTTCGTCGCCGCCGAGGGCGCCGGTGCGCCGCTCGAGATCATCGACGCCGCCGGTGCGTTGCTGTCGTTCGAGCCCGATGCGATAGTCGCCGCGGTCGCCGACCGGCGCGCGGTGGCCGCGTCCCGGCAGGTGGGCCGAGTGGACCCGGCCTGCCGCATGGCCGACAACCGTGTGATCGTCGCGGGAGCGGGCACCATCGCACTGCTGGTGGAAGCGCTGGCGGCGCTGGCCGACGGCGCGACCCTCGAACTCGTCCCCCGTGGCCTCGCCCCGGGGATGTCGGCCCGCACCACCCACGTGGTCGCCGACGTCGCCGACCTGCGCACCGAACCGGGCAACCCCGCGCGGCTGGTCGACCTGCCCGCCGTGGCCGCCGACGGCGCACCCCAGCGCTGGGATCTGCTGAGCCGCGACGGATTACGTATCGCGGTACCCGGCCACGTCACCGGCACCATCGGCTACGCGGTGCCCGGCTACGCGGGCGCGGTGGCACGTGGCCCGCTCGACGGCAGCGGCCGGGTCCGCCCGGTGCCCGGCGCCCGCGTCCTCGTCCTCGACCACGCGGGCAGGCCGACGGCCCCCGGCGTGGCCGGTGCGGTCTTCGTCGGTGGTATCGGGCTGGCGAAGACCTCGCCGAGCGATCCCGATCGCGGCGGGACCGACGGGCTGGTGCGCACCGGTGATCGTGCCCGCTGGACAACGGCCGGCTGGCTGGTGTTCGCCGATCCCGAGGCCCCGGCTTCGTGGTGATCGTCGGCGGACCGGCCGCGACGGCCCGGGGATACGCCCCGAGTCCGACCGGCCCGGGGCGTATCCCCGGGCCTGGGTCAGATCACTTCGCCGCGGCGACCAGGTAGGGCTCGAGTTCGTCGAGGATGTAGGGGACCGAGAGGGCGGTGGGCTGGTTGACCGCGCTGATCTCCTGGGTGGTCATGAACACGACCGCGTCCTTCTCGACGGCGGGCAGGTTGGCGTAGCCGGGGAGTTGGCGGTACTTCTCGTCCATGCCGGGGGAGTAGCCGGCGAGCAGGAGGTCGGCGGAGAGTTCGTCGACGCGTTCGGGGGACAGGGCGAGGCGGCCCTGGTTGGACGGTTGGTCGGTGAGGTTGGCGGGGATGGTCATGCCGAGCTGGGTGAAGACCTCGGCCGAACCGTCGTTCGGATCGGTGAGCACCATCAGCTGCGACGGGCTGGCCAGCCAGGTACTGGCGAAGGTCTTGCCCGCCAGGCCGGGGTTGGCCGCGGCGATGCCCGCGATCTTGTCGTCGACCTGCTTGATCACCGCGTCCGCGTCGGAGTCCTTGCGCAGCACCTTGCCCAGCGCGGTGACCTGGTCCTGCCACGGCGACACGGCCTCCGCGGTGAGCGCGGGCAGGGTCGGGGCGATCTTGGACAGGTCGTCGTAGGTCTTCTGGTCGGCCATGAACGGATCGACCAGGATCAGGTCCGGTTCGAGCGCGGCCACCTGCTCGGCGACATTGCCCGTGGTGCTGAGCGCCGTCGACTCGGTGATGTTCTCGGGGTGCCATGGTGGGGCGGACTTGGACATCGCCGCGACATTGTCGATGTGGCCGACCGGGGTCACGCCGAGCGCCAGTGTGGCGTCGAGCCACTGGTTGCCCAGCGCGACGATCTTGTCCGGGGTGCCGTGCACCGTGGTCTCGCCCTTGGCGTGGGTGATGGTGACCGGCTCGCCACTCGCCTCGGTGTCCTCGGACGAGCCGCAGGCGGTGAGGCCGACGGCGAGTGCTCCCGTCAGCACGGCGACCGCCGCGCGTCGCCACATCCGTGCGGTGTGAACAGGCGTCATGATGTTCCTCCAGAGGGTCGAGTCAGCTAAGGCTAACCTCTGTGAGGCGTGAAGTGGCGCCTGCCCGGCGAACTGGCCGCCGCCGGGTTAAACTTCGCCGAATTTCGGCACGCAGCAGGTGATGAGGAGCTCGGTGGAAACATCTAGGGACTGGGCGAATGAAGTCGTAGAAACCCTGAAGTGGCTCGTGATCGCCTTCTCGATCACCGTGGTCGTATTCACGGTCATCGTCGCGCTGCTGCTGCGGTTCACCCACTGGGGTCGTCAGTTCTGGCACATCAGTGGCGGATTCTTCAAGGGCCCGGACGCGTGGAAGACCATCGCGTTCTACGGCGTGCTGCTGCTGATGGCCCTGTTCACCGTTCGGATGAACGTGTTGTTCAGCTATCAGGGCAATGACCTCTACACCGCGTTGCAGGTCGGTGGATCGGCTCTCTCGCAAGGCGATACGGCCATGCTGGAGGAGGCCAAGTCCGCCTTCTGGAACGCGGTCGTGCTGTTCGCCATCCTGGCGACCATCCACGTGGTGCGCGCGCTGACGGCGTTCTTCCTCGGCGAGGCGTTCGACATCCGGTGGCGGCTGTGGCTGACCGAGCACGTCACCACCGATTACCTGCAGGGCCGGGCTTACTACCGGGGCCGCTTCATCGATGACACCATCGACAACCCGGATCAGCGTATCCAGATGGACATCACCAGTTTCGTGCAGTCGTCGCGGACGTTGTCGATCGGTGCGGTGAGCGCGGTCGTCTCGGTGGTGTCGTTCACCCAGATCCTGTGGGACCTGTCCGGTCCGCTGACGCTGGTCGGGGTGGAGATCCCCCGGGCGATGATGTTCATCCTGCTGATGTTCGTGCTTGTCACCACCATCATCGCGTTCTGGATCGGCCGTCCGCTGATCCGCCTGAACTTCCTCTACGAACGCGTGACGGCCAACTTCCGCTACGCGCTGGTTCGCCTGCGCGACAACGCCGAGAACGTCGCCTTCTACAACGGCGAGGGCGTGGAGCGTCGTGGTCTGCTGGTTCGATTCGCCGCGGTGATCAGCACCTACTGGCAGTTGGTCTTCCGGAATGTGAAGTTCCTCGGCTGGAACCTGTCGGTCAACCAGACCGCGGAGATCTTCCCGCTGCTCATCCAGGCGCCGCGCTTCTTCGACGGATCGGTCTCCCTCGGTGGCATGACGCAGACCGCGTCGGCGTTCCGCGCGATCCACGACTCGCTGTCGTTCTTCCGTGAGGCCTACGACGACTTCGCCGCCTACCGTGCCTCGCTGATCCGACTCGATGGCCTGCTGGTCGCCAGCGAGCACTCGCGCGAGCTGCCCAAGATCGCCACGGTCGACCTCGCCGACACGGTCTCGCTCGACAAGGTCGGTGTGCGCACCCCGGACGGCACGGCGCTGATCGACGACCTGAACCTGCGCCTGAATCCGGGCGACGCGCTGGTCGTCAAGGGCCGTTCCGGCAGCGGCAAGACCACGCTGCTGCGCGCGCTGGCCGAGATGTGGCCCTTCATCGACGGCGAGTTCGGCAGGCCGGGCAACACCGAGAGCCTGTTCCTGTCGCAGATCCCGTACCTGCCGCTGGGCGACCTGCGCACCGCGGTCGCCTACCCGGCTCGGCCCGATGACCTCGGTGACGAGGCCCTGCGCGAGGCGCTCACCAAGGTCCAGCTCGGTCACCTGGTCGATCGCCTGGACGAAGAGGCCGACTGGGCCAAGATCCTGTCCCCGGGTGAGCAGCAGCGCGTGGCGTTCGCGCGCATCCTGTTGATCAAGCCCAAGGCGGCTTTCCTCGACGAGGCGACCTCCGCGGTGGACGAGGGACTCGAGTACGCGCTCTACAGCCTGATCCGCACCGAAGCGCCCGACACGATCCTGGTCAGCGTCGCCCACCGCAGCACCGTCGACCAGCACCACACCAAGCGCCTGGAACTGCACGGCGACGGGGTGTGGGACCTGGCCGAGATGTCGGCCTGACCCCTGCCGACGCCGATATCCCGAGTGGCCGTACGAAATCGTGCCGCCGCCCGGGACCTCGTGGTGTGCCGAACGTGGCGTACTACGCCTGCTCTACCAACGCCGTGTACTCGGCTTCGAGGGGTCCGCTCGCGGTGAACGCGACCTTCGCGGGTTCGCGCGTGCCGTCCCGTCGAGGTGACTCGACGGGTACCAGCGACGTCGCGAAGTCGCGGAGTTCGGTGAACGACAACGCCGCGAGACCTCGGCGCTGCCAATGCACGTGGAGCGGCGTCGTGCTGCCGGTGAGCAATGCCGCCAGCAGGTCTTCCACGCCGAACCAGTTGCGCCCGTGTTCAGCGGCGATGTCGGCCGCGCGCTGCAATGCGACGGCGACAGAGGGAGCCGCGCCGGTGATCGTCGTGCTCGTGTCGGTGTGCTGGTCGGGCATCCCTGACCTCCTGTCACTTCGGTGGGCGTTGCTGGTCACGATGCCGGGGCGGCTGCTCGACGGCAACAGGCACAATGGTGAGCAGATCGGTTGACG
Proteins encoded in this window:
- a CDS encoding ABC transporter substrate-binding protein, with the protein product MTPVHTARMWRRAAVAVLTGALAVGLTACGSSEDTEASGEPVTITHAKGETTVHGTPDKIVALGNQWLDATLALGVTPVGHIDNVAAMSKSAPPWHPENITESTALSTTGNVAEQVAALEPDLILVDPFMADQKTYDDLSKIAPTLPALTAEAVSPWQDQVTALGKVLRKDSDADAVIKQVDDKIAGIAAANPGLAGKTFASTWLASPSQLMVLTDPNDGSAEVFTQLGMTIPANLTDQPSNQGRLALSPERVDELSADLLLAGYSPGMDEKYRQLPGYANLPAVEKDAVVFMTTQEISAVNQPTALSVPYILDELEPYLVAAAK
- a CDS encoding AMP-binding protein, encoding MGIVSFGVQTSSRKTPQTLIDSGREAAVAGARTVDRGPYEGIWSDPAEEAAQLERWCSALAGLRAGTGPATDLPRPDRLGGDGHIDRFSIPASLRNRLRDVATAAGAAEFMLYQAAAFTLLHKLGGGTELVLAAVVAGRVDASAAAVVSPSAETVLSRTDLSGSPSLRAVLDQVRATSLARTGVSVAADLTSGVDRYAGVLHFDETDRRAAPPFGGEQAATTTAFELDGARYDLAFAFAGTRDDGLAASITLNADLYHRGTAQLFAHRMLCVLHAFADTPDLPLSDLDVMPPEERRRVLDEWSCGVEVSEVSPLPDLLRRARTYPPTRTAIRAGADTVDFGTLCDRLASHATHPTDRARGGPLGSQSEVSRTPVAVARPEVSHAVVHASIVIDDLLTLVERFVAAEGAGAPLEIIDAAGALLSFEPDAIVAAVADRRAVAASRQVGRVDPACRMADNRVIVAGAGTIALLVEALAALADGATLELVPRGLAPGMSARTTHVVADVADLRTEPGNPARLVDLPAVAADGAPQRWDLLSRDGLRIAVPGHVTGTIGYAVPGYAGAVARGPLDGSGRVRPVPGARVLVLDHAGRPTAPGVAGAVFVGGIGLAKTSPSDPDRGGTDGLVRTGDRARWTTAGWLVFADPEAPASW
- a CDS encoding putative glycolipid-binding domain-containing protein, with translation MSKVAHHEPATVCEEHTVSFTALPPSAAWRHREGRTGFEVAYFHRDERGVVVEGCATAAEDGVLWAIDYRLRLDGSWHTRSARIIGRYREGRRTLNVQSDGLGRWQIDGSPVPELDGCLDIDLEASAFTNALPVRRLDLTVGDAADAPAVYIRAGDLTANRLPQHYRRVVDGAGQRYDYTAPTFDFHATLEYDEYGLVVDYPGLAERTA
- a CDS encoding RluA family pseudouridine synthase gives rise to the protein MRRRQQPPLPKRHGLDPARLRLPEDGQWATVRDHLVERLPRVDPARIEEMLRAGEIVDLDGPLGLNAPYVPGGAVWFHRDLPVEREVPFEIGIVHRDDDLLVVDKPHFLATIPRGRHILQTALVRLRRELDLPDLIPAHRLDRVTAGLVLFVVNPARRGAYQTMFHHRTVRKEYEAIAPYDPALELPRVVRSRIIKEKQVLAAREVDGEPNAETEVSLLEHRGGLGRYRLRPHTGRTHQLRLHMNSLGVPILGDDFYPVVTDKSVDDYTRPLQLLAAALEFTDPISGQPRRFETRRALQAWTDLPGWSGSAVDQLTARGAAVDLDAPPRRR
- a CDS encoding TetR/AcrR family transcriptional regulator, translating into MDAHSAERPAGRRYSGRTTAERVEQRRTALLDAALELFGTQGYVAGSVKQLCGLAGLTERYFYESFRDRESCLAALYDDLTDRTRERTLTALRAAGPHLDAVIGAGLAAFIGYLSEDPRRARVVLVEVVGVSAAMEQRRHAVLRDYAELVAGLWSSARARPLSERERLTCIALVGGVNHLLVDWLLDNRTHDPAQLVEVCTGLFTAVRATDTTLPD
- a CDS encoding CPBP family intramembrane glutamic endopeptidase, with translation MLASVPVAAARPKLHAYLDIAVVVVVLAGTNLIAHFTTAWASILTVPVAAVALLVLMRKRGLGWAELGLSPRHWRRGTIYALGAVAIVLTAVAIGALLPITRPFFLADRYATISGALIASMIVIPLQTVIPEELAFRGVLHGTLDRVVGVRGLFAAGSLLFGLWHIASSMGLTSGNKGLLEIFGGGLLGQIVGIALAVAATAVAGVVFTWLRRRSGSLLAPIALHWSLNGAGALAAAIVWHTALG
- a CDS encoding alpha/beta hydrolase family protein yields the protein MSVIDAVLWGAAVVFAMVLIADPRAARRVAPLVLALLIVGALMQWLVEGFRWHLVPVQLLIALMLGFVLTEGDTEPARRRLVPRSGIGVLAAVSVIPWAVPPVPELPEPTGRYAVGSEIFRWVDQSRAEPATAAGDDRRNVVVQAWYPADQRSPRRWVYLDGHGRLPARVGQLPGFLLAEYSGIDSHASADVPLARDRAQWPVVLFSPGYGAPRAFYTGLVTDLASRGFIVLAVDHPYESGVTELADGTIATTVGQIADDDPDGTRFMTEHLDTRTADLRFVLDQLGRPEVLGPLADRVDLGSLTATGHSLGGAAALSTLSADPRLTAAANIDGTLYGTLAERTLDRPVLLLESDRSETGHSQHYLDGNGALLDRLDAPGFRYEVSQADHYSFTDVPQFLSTPARFVITGIFGGSRGPAATQRATNDILVPFLTGSHNDIPAAAAAHDGISGGPIPG
- a CDS encoding ABC transporter ATP-binding protein/permease; this translates as MRSSVETSRDWANEVVETLKWLVIAFSITVVVFTVIVALLLRFTHWGRQFWHISGGFFKGPDAWKTIAFYGVLLLMALFTVRMNVLFSYQGNDLYTALQVGGSALSQGDTAMLEEAKSAFWNAVVLFAILATIHVVRALTAFFLGEAFDIRWRLWLTEHVTTDYLQGRAYYRGRFIDDTIDNPDQRIQMDITSFVQSSRTLSIGAVSAVVSVVSFTQILWDLSGPLTLVGVEIPRAMMFILLMFVLVTTIIAFWIGRPLIRLNFLYERVTANFRYALVRLRDNAENVAFYNGEGVERRGLLVRFAAVISTYWQLVFRNVKFLGWNLSVNQTAEIFPLLIQAPRFFDGSVSLGGMTQTASAFRAIHDSLSFFREAYDDFAAYRASLIRLDGLLVASEHSRELPKIATVDLADTVSLDKVGVRTPDGTALIDDLNLRLNPGDALVVKGRSGSGKTTLLRALAEMWPFIDGEFGRPGNTESLFLSQIPYLPLGDLRTAVAYPARPDDLGDEALREALTKVQLGHLVDRLDEEADWAKILSPGEQQRVAFARILLIKPKAAFLDEATSAVDEGLEYALYSLIRTEAPDTILVSVAHRSTVDQHHTKRLELHGDGVWDLAEMSA